A stretch of the Equus quagga isolate Etosha38 chromosome 9, UCLA_HA_Equagga_1.0, whole genome shotgun sequence genome encodes the following:
- the LOC124244599 gene encoding LOW QUALITY PROTEIN: aminoacyl tRNA synthase complex-interacting multifunctional protein 1-like (The sequence of the model RefSeq protein was modified relative to this genomic sequence to represent the inferred CDS: substituted 1 base at 1 genomic stop codon): MILCCFLAKMVTDDAVLKRLEQKGAAADHIFEYLKQQVALLKEKAILQATLREEKKIQVENVKLKKEIEELKQELIEAEIRNGVKQIPFPSGPLLQANSPVSENVTQSMPITTVSSGAKGQIKGGGEGEEKKVKEKRETKGETKKKKQQSIAGSGDSEPIDVSCLNLXIGCIITAKKHPDADSLYVEVDVGETAPRTVVSGLVSHVPLEQMQNHMVILLCNLKPARMRGGLSQAMVMCASSPEKVEILAPPDGSVPGDRITFDAFPGEPDKDLNPKKKIWEQIQPDLYTNDERMASYKGTPFDVKGKGVSRAQTMTNSGE, from the exons ATGATTCTTTGCTGTTTCTTGGCAAAAATGGTAACCGATGATGCTGTTCTGAAGAGATTGGAACAGAAGGGTGCCGCGGCAGATCACATTTTTGAATATCTTAAGCAGCAAGTTGCTCTTCTTAAGGAGAAAGCAATCTTGCAGGCAActttgagagaagagaagaaaattcaagTGGAAAATGTTAAGCtaaagaaagagattgaagaaTTGAAACAGGAGCTAATTGAGGCAGAAATTCGAAATGGAGTGAAGCAAATACCATTCCCATCTGGTCCTTTACTGCAAGCTAATTCTCCAGTTTCTGAAAATGTGACACAGTCTATGCCAATAACAACCGTATCTTCTGGTGCCAAAGGACAgataaaaggaggaggagaaggagaagaaaagaaggtgaaagagaaaagggaaacgaaaggagagacaaagaagaaaaaacaacagtCAATAGCAGGAAGTGGCGACTCTGAGCCAATAGATGTTTCTTGTCTGAATCTTTGAATTGGTTGTATCATCACTGCCAAAAAACACCCTGATGCAGATTCTTTGTATGTAGAAGTAGATGTTGGAGAAACAGCCCCAAGAACAGTTGTCAGCGGCCTGGTGAGTCACGTTCCTCTTGAACAGATGCAAAATCACATGGTGATTTTACTTTGTAACCTGAAACCTGCAAGGATGAGGGGAGGACTGTCTCAAGCAATGGTGATGTGTGCTAGCTCACCAGAGAAAGTTGAAATCTTGGCACCTCCTGATGGGTCTGTTCCCGGAGA cagaattacttttgatgctttccctGGAGAGCCTGACAAGGACCTGAATCCTAAGAAGAAGATTTGGGAGCAGATCCAGCCTGATCTTTACACTAATGATGAGCGCATGGCTTCATACAAAGGAACTCCCTTTGACGTGAAAGGGAAGGGAGTGAGTAGGGCTCAAACTATGACCAACAgtggtgaataa